A window of the Brassica napus cultivar Da-Ae chromosome A2, Da-Ae, whole genome shotgun sequence genome harbors these coding sequences:
- the LOC111207639 gene encoding BURP domain protein RD22-like: protein MLTRLPLICFLVSVTAIAADLTPERYWNTALPNTPMPNSLRHLFTPDFTDEKSTDVQVGKGGVNVNAGKGKPGGGTAVNVGKGGVYVDTGKGKGTHVSVSGGKGPGGGVGVHTGQPGKRTDVGVGKGGVIVHTRHKGRPVYVGVTPGPNPFVYNYAASETQLHDDPKAALFFLEKDMVPGKAMNLRFNAEDGYDGKTAFLPRGEAETVPFQSEKFSEILNTFSVKPGSEEAEMMKKTIEECEAKRVGGEEKYCATSLESMVDFSVSKLGKYHVRAVSTEVVEKNAPMQKYKIAAPGIKKLSDDKSVVCHKQKYPFAVFYCHKAMMTSVYAVPLEGENGLRAKAVAVCHKNTSAWNPNHLAFKVLKVKPGTVPVCHFLPETHVVWFSY, encoded by the exons atgttGACTCGTCTCCCTTTGatatgttttcttgtttcaGTCACGGCCATTGCGGCTGACTTAACACCGGAGCGTTATTGGAACACTGCCTTACCAAACACTCCCATGCCAAACTCTCTCCGTCATCTTTTCACGCCAG atTTCACTGATGAGAAGAGCACCGACGTCCAAGTAGGGAAAGGAGGCGTGAACGTTAACGCCGGAAAAGGCAAACCCGGCGGAGGAACCGCCGTTAACGTTGGAAAAGGAGGTGTGTACGTGGACACAGGCAAGGGCAAGGGAACACACGTGAGCGTTAGCGGCGGAAAAGGTCCTGGAGGAGGCGTTGGAGTCCACACCGGACAGCCTGGAAAGAGAACCGACGTAGGAGTTGGTAAAGGCGGAGTTATAGTGCACACGCGACACAAGGGCAGGCCGGTCTACGTCGGTGTAACGCCAGGACCAAACCCTTTTGTGTATAACTATGCAGCGAGCGAGACTCAGCTCCACGACGATCCCAAAGCGGCTCTCTTCTTCTTGGAGAAGGATATGGTTCCTGGAAAAGCTATGAACCTCAGGTTTAATGCGGAGGATGGTTACGATGGTAAAACGGCGTTCTTGCCACGTGGGGAGGCGGAAACGGTGCCGTTTCAGTCGGAGAAGTTTTCGGAGATTTTGAATACTTTCTCGGTGAAACCAGGTTCGGAGGAAGctgagatgatgaagaagactaTTGAGGAGTGTGAAGCGAAAAGAGTTGGGGGAGAGGAGAAGTATTGTGCGACTTCTTTGGAGTCTATGGTCGATTTTAGCGTTTCTAAACTTGGCAAATATCACGTCCGTGCTGTTTCCACTGAG GTGGTTGAGAAGAATGCACCGATGCAAAAGTACAAAATCGCAGCACCCGGAATAAAGAAGTTGTCGGACGACAAGTCAGTGGTGTGTCACAAACAGAAGTACCCATTCGCGGTGTTCTACTGCCACAAGGCGATGATGACGAGCGTGTATGCGGTTCCACTCGAAGGAGAGAACGGTCTGCGGGCTAAAGCGGTTGCGGTTTGCCACAAGAACACCTCGGCTTGGAACCCAAACCACTTGGCCTTCAAAGTGCTTAAGGTGAAGCCTGGGACTGTTCCGGTCTGCCATTTCCTCCCTGAGACCCATGTTGTTTGGTTCAGCTATTAG